A stretch of Besnoitia besnoiti strain Bb-Ger1 chromosome V, whole genome shotgun sequence DNA encodes these proteins:
- a CDS encoding 14-3-3 superfamily protein (encoded by transcript BESB_058990) — protein MEEILRSIPSAIAGPAEMLLTAVTLSPRLAAGQTSMAPPGRRFNTLAKKEIHEMALRMMKGVGTESQSHRQRDRREDHSTPRVSSEERREKEKVAAATGFRLDDVLAFRKLVRATMNATLASASLREKDPVLAETTLAMGIFSIPRDAQRRITDTDRWRRLFPSARGERPTEVLTLLFLALMAEACRRFDEADVYIIQLLVCKATRHEELAPEERRCVQRAFNRRLQRSKNSWKHVLALEKALEVRASSSHGNRAFQMTELSAYKARLKDEIVRHCYSIVWAVTHLIMALPWSTDTRLFSHKCIATAFRQVTQFTDSMPQYQCLQLAKANYKRAIDIAKTDPSVGTCDMLRIETLISWANFLFYNLEKRGEALDSARQTLQECTGKLDTVPEEHYGEVVEALQTLMKTIRRWSQETRKDAVYDWWAST, from the exons ATGGAGGAGATCCTGCGGTCTATCCCGTCGGCTATTGCTGGGCCAGCTGAAATGCTGCTGACAGCCGTCACTTTATCGCCCAGACTGGCTGCAGGGCAGACTTCGATGGCCCCTCCAGGCAGACGCTTCAACACGTTGGCAAAAAAAGAGATTCACGAGATGGCTTTGAGGATGATGAAGGGAGTCGGGACAGAAAGTCAAAGTCACCGCCAACGCGACCGTCGGGAGGACCACTCGACGCCTAGAGTGTCCTCcgaagagcgccgcgagaaagaaaaagtCGCCGCAGCCACGGGGTTTCGGCTGGATGATGTCCTCGCGTTCCGCAAACTTGTCCGCGCGACCATGAACGCGACGCTTGCATCGGCTAGCCTGCGAGAGAAAGACCCCGTTCTAGCAGAAACCACGTTGGCCATGGGCATCTTCAGTATTCCTCGCGACGCCCAGAGGCGCATCACAG ACACAGACAGGTGGCGGCGGCTGTTTCCTTCCGCGCGAGGTGAACGCCCCACCGAAGTGCTGACTTTACTTTTCCTCGCGCTGATGGCGGAGGCCTGCCGTCGGTTTGATGAAGCAGACGTCTACATCATCCAGCTGCTGGTCTGCAAAGCAACTCGAC ACGAGGAGCTGGCGCCGGAGGAGCGACGGTGTGTTCAACGGGCCTTTAATCGGCGACTCCAAAGAAGCAAAAATTCTTGGAAGCACGTGCTGGCGCTCGAGAAGGCCCTCGAGGTTCGGGCAAGCTCTTCACACGGTAACCGGGCATTTCAGATGACGGAACTCTCGGCCTACAA GGCCCGCCTGAAGGACGAAATTGTGCGGCATTGCTACAGCATCGTGTGGGCCGTTACCCACCTGATTATGGCCCTCCCGTGGTCGACAGACACCCGGCTATTCTCACACAAGTGTATCGCGACAGCATTTCGGCAGGTCACCCAGTTCACGGACTCCATGCCGCAGTATCAATGCCTTCAGTTGGCGAAGGCGAACTATAAGCGCGCAATCGACATCGCGAAGACAGACC CGAGCGTGGGGACTTGCGACATGCTGAGGATCGAGACCCTCATCAGCTGGGCAAATTTTCTTTTCTACAATCTGGAGAAGCGGGGGGAAGCGCTGGACTCAGCCCGGCAGACGCTTCAGGAGTGTACCGGCAAACTGGATACGGTGCCGGAAGAGCATTACGGCGAGGTCGTTGAAGCGCTGCAGACCTTGATGAAAACCATTCGGCGATGGAGCCAAGAAACCCGGAAGGACGCCGTGTACGATTGGTGGGCCAGCACATAA
- a CDS encoding peptidase M16 inactive domain-containing protein (encoded by transcript BESB_059000) yields MTISGASSPLLSSPSSSPPGARLALPAARGVCLKSFLERRVGTISSLFSSSPLHAAAAITVVAAVASHAPSLAPLLASLCVPSAPASAVSLAIPSPQAQIASFVVSNGGFASERNGARSRAVASSSAFSTCEPGFASQYLFSSPLQPDSCRPVFSSSYPHAWPVRPFSVMPAAAITPPGSPAAAPSGIASEPTGAASTSGKSLFASKPPVSHPAFDVLSQEVVPELQLEATQYIHRQTGARVMSIRVPEKEKEKVFCICLRTPVSDSTGVPHILEHSVLCGSKKYPLKEPFADLIKGSLYSFLNAFTYPDRTCYPVSSVNDKDFYNLAGVYIDAVFQPRAVHDPTVLSQEGWRLEATEATSGKTPQAETADQIRLRGDEGEEFADTAAQSKTDLKYQGVVLNEMKGVYSSPLERLERTRMEALFPDIATYRCDSGGNPEQIKTLTFSQFTAFYHRLYHPSNAKIFFWGSDDVMRRLDFVDENLRDLDETKNRDPSIEASTAIPTQPPLPGPVRVQQTYPAPKEQLEDIVSVSWVLDPANFATLSTTERLALGVLSHLLVGTSAGPLYRALMESNLGKEVVGGIDDDLKHVVFSAGLKGEARDAQESEPIAERVEKIILECLQKHAAEGFKEDAVEASVNSVEFQLREFNTGTFPRGLAVILQMMSDWTQDRDPLGSLRFEAPLEELKKQLKAGEPVFERLLYRHFVSNSHRATVHMKADPDEETRREQQEEEEIQRIRATMSKDEIEDLKRQTKDLKAKQMAEDPPEAVATLPTLTRKDVDKEDAEIPTIIRPYLGGRASLLLHPLPTAGILYADWAFPLHDLTLDELRYLSLFARFLTEAGTSTKSETALVHHIGRYTGGIASLSDIRTIGARGDRIADPYDAVGYFVVKGKAVRTRIPELFATMAEVLTDCNLGNARRGKEILKEMVAATESMFLHSGHLIGSLRIGATLTAAGYVAEQRAGYSYLQFVKELRAQAETDWAPIEAKLRGIREKLRRAKTEQILVNLTADEATLEAATSMEQPGGEALHAALSSVRLSGPDNGVFAPVLDGKHPVKPCTWALEMKERNSLLNVVEEGKLGEGFVVPTQVNYVCLGGRLFDTGEPFRGEYSVATRALSTGYLWDNVRVVGGAYGSSFRSDSSGTFLFASYRDPQLAATLERYRGAAEGLRQFAKDVDERGLDRAVLGVIRDLDQPLPNDQKGYTALWQTVAGRTKEDRRRHRKQVLETTVDAISSFADRLGQQLENGGEGEVARKRELEEYELERERIASSALASGDEAGKDASEKRRLVSVVVGSKRAFEEASRQDPSVAYNLKTVMGRGTNEL; encoded by the exons ATGACGATCTCCGGCGCGAGCTCCCCGCTCttgtcttctccctcttcctcaCCACCTGGCGCTCGGCTCGCGCTTCCCGCGGCCCGCGGAGTCTGCCTCAAGAGCTTTCTGGAGCGCCGGGTCGGCACCATCTCTTCGctgttttcttcgtctccgctgcacgcggcggctgcaaTCACGGtggtcgccgcggtcgccagccacgcgccgTCTTTGGCGCCGCTCttggcgtctctctgcgtgccgTCTGCCCCCGCGTCTGCTGTCTCGCTGGCGATAccctcgccgcaggcgcagatcGCTTCCTTCGTGGTGAGCAACGGCGGGTTCGCCTCTGAGCGGAAcggcgcgcggtcgcgcgcggtGGCGTCGAGTTCCGCCTTTTCGACTTGCGAGCCAGGATTTGCCTCCCAGTatctcttctcttcgccgctgcagcccgaCTCCTGCCGGCCGGTCTTCTCGTCCTCCTACCCACACGCGTGGCCTGTGCGCCCGTTTTCTGTCATGCCTGCCGCTGCAATTACGCCGCccggctcgcctgctgcggcgccttctgggATCGCGAGCGAGCCCACTGGCGCCGCGTCCACGAGCGGCAAGTCTCTTTTCGCGTCGAAGCCGCCAGTCTCTCACCCGGCGTTCGACGTCTTGTCTCAAGAGGTCGTGCCGGAGCTGCAGCTCGAGGCCACGCAGTACATCCACCGACAGACTGGGGCACGCGTCATGAGCATTCGCGTCCctgagaaagagaaggagaaggtgTTCTGCATCTGCCTGCGAACGCCCGTCTCGGACTCGACAGGCGTGCCGCACATCCTGGAGCACAGCGTGCTGTGTGGAAGCAAGAAGTATCCGCTCAAAGAGCCCTTTGCGGACCTTATCAAAGGCAGCTTGTACTCCTTTTTGAACGCGTTCACATATCCTGACCGCACCTGCTACCCCGTGTCGTCTGTCAACGACAAGGACTTTTACAACCTCGCGGGCGTCTACATTGATGCGGTGTTCCAGCCGCGGGCGGTGCACGACCCCACGGTTCTGTCTCAGGAGGGCTGGCGCCTCGAGGCGACAGAAGCGACGAGCGGGAAGACCCCGCAGGCTGAAACGGCTGACCAGATCCGCCTGCGtggagacgagggcgaggaatTTGCCGAcacggcggcgcagtcgaAAACCGATCTCAAGTATCAAGGCGTCGTTCTGAATGAGATGAAGGGAGTCTATTCCTCGCCGCTCGAGCGTCTGGAAAGAACGCGCATGGAAGCCCTCTTCCCTGACATCGCGACGTACCGCTGCGACAGTGGGGGGAACCCCGAGCAGATCAAAACGCTCACCTTCAGCCAGTTTACCGCGTTTTACCACCGGCTGTACCACCCGTCCAACGCAAAGATCTTCTTCTGGGG GTCGGACGATGTGATGCGCCGACTGGACTTCGTGGACGAGAATCTTCGAGACCTCGACGAGACGAAAAACCGCGACCCAAGCATCGAAGCCTCCACCGCCATTCCTACGCAACCCCCGCTCCCAG GGCCAGTGCGCGTGCAGCAGACGTATCCAGCGCCAAAGGAACAGCTCGAAGACATCGTCAGCGTGAGCTGGGTGCTTGACCCGGCGAACTTCGCCACACTCTCCACGACCGAGCGactcgcgctcggcgtcctGAGCCACCTGCTGGTGGGCACCAGCGCGGGCCCCCTCTACCGCGCCCTGATGGAGAGCAACCTCGGAAAAGAAGTTGTCGGCGGCATCGACGACGACCTAAAGCACGTGGTCTTCTCTGCAGGACTCAAAG GCGAGGCTCGGGACGCGCAGGAGTCTGAGCCGATAGCTGAGCGAGTTGAGAAAATTATTTTGGAGTGTCTGCAGAagcacgccgcagagggctTCAAAGAGGACGCTGTGGAGGCGTCCGTCAATAGCGTCGAGTTCCAGCTCCGCGAGTTCAACACCGGCACCTTCCCGCGGGGCCTGGCGGTCATCCTGCAAATGATGAGCGACTGGACGCAAGACCGA GATCCTCTGggctcgctgcgcttcgAGGCGCCGTTGGAAGAGTTGAAGAAGCAACTGAAGGCCGGAGAACCCGTCTTCGAGAGGTTGCTATACCG ACACTTTGTGAGCAACTCGCACCGCGCGACGGTCCACATGAAGGCAGATccagacgaggagacgcggcgggagcaacaagaggaggaggagattCAGAGGATTCGGGCGACTATGTCGAAGGATGAAATTGAAGACCTCAAGCGGCAGACAAAAGACCTGAAGGCGAAACAG ATGGCAGAAGACCCTCCAGAGGCAGTGGCAACTCTCCCGACGCTTACGCGCAAAGATGTTGACAAG gaggacgcggagatcCCGACCATCATTCGTCCATacctcggcggccgcgcctccctcctgctTCATCCGCTCCCCACCGCAGGCATCCTCTACGCGGACTGGGCTTTTCCACTCCACGACTTGACTCTTGATGAGTTGAGATATCTTTCACTCTTTGCGCGATTTCTCACAGAGGCAG GCACCTCGACCAAGAGCGAAACGGCTCTCGTGCACCACATCGGCAGATACACCGGAGGAATCGCCTCACTCTCGGACATTCGAACGATtggagcgcgcggagaccgcaTTGCAGATCCGTACGACGCTGTCGGGTACTTCGTTGTGAAAGGGAAG GCGGTTAGGACGCGCATTCCCGAGCTGTTTGCTACGATGGCCGAAGTCTTGACTGACTGCAACTTGGGAAATGCTCGGCGAGGAAAAGAGATTTTGAAGGAGATGGTGGCGGCTACTGAGAGCATGTTCCTACATTCCGGTCACTTGATAGGCTCTCTGCGGATCGGCGCGACATTGACAGCAGCAGGCTACGTTGCGGAGCAAAGGGCAGGGTACTCGTACCTTCAGTTTGTCAAGGAGCTGAGGGCGCAG GCAGAGACCGACTGGGCTCCCATTgaggcgaagctgcgcggcATCCGAGAGAAGCTGCGTCGTGCAAAAACGGAGCAGATCCTTGTGAACTTGACTGCGGACGAAGCGACACTTGAGGCAGCGACCTCGATGGAGCAACCGGGCGGGGAGGCTCTGCACGCTGCGCTCAGCAGCGTCAGGCTGTCTGGGCCTGATAACGGTGTCTTTGCGCCTGTGCTGGATGGGAAACACCCTGTGAAACCATGCACGTGGGCCTTGGAAATGAAAGAAAGAAACAGTCTGCTCAACGTGGTGGAGGAAGGAAAGCTCGGAGAAGGATTCGTCGTGCCCACTCAA GTCAACTACGTGTGCCTGGGAGGGCGTCTTTTCGACACTGGCGAGCCGTTCCGCGGCGAATATTCCGTTGCGACGCGTGCGCTGTCCACGGGGTATCTATGGGATAACGTTCGCGTGGTTGGGGGCGCGTACGGTAGCAGCTTCCGCTCGGACTCCAGTGGCACTTTCCTCTTTGCCTCGTACCGCGACCCGCAGTTGGCAGCAACACTGGAGAGATACAGAGGGGCAGCGGAGGGCTTGCGTCAGTTCGCGAAAGACGTCGACGAGCGCGGCTTGGATCGGGCAGTCTTGGGGGTCATCCGAGATCTTGACCAGCCCCTCCCGAATGACCAGAAGGGCTACACAGCGTTGTGGCAGACCGTCGCAGGGAGGACGAAAGAAGATCGACGCAGACACAGAAAACAG GTTCTAGAAACGACGGTGGACGCCATCAGCAGCTTTGCCGACAGACTGGGACAGCAGCTGGAAaatggaggcgaaggcgaagttGCTCGAAAGCGAGAACTGGAAGAGTATGAGctcgagagggagagaatcgcgtcttccgccttgGCGTCCGGAGACGAAGCAGGCAAGGACGCTTcggagaagagacgcctCGTTTCCGTGGTGGTAGGGAGCAAACGGGCTTTCgaggaggcctcgcgccAAGACCCGTCGGTCGCTTATAACCTCAAAACTGTTATGGGGCGTGGGACCAACGAGTTATAG